From the Chloroflexus aurantiacus J-10-fl genome, one window contains:
- a CDS encoding TetR/AcrR family transcriptional regulator, translating to MRKGQETRERVVAQAAALFNVSGYAGTAISDIMAATGLEKGGIYRHFESKEQLALAAFDYAAEKVRERFAVGLAGHKHTVDTIIAFLDVFRSYAERPPLVGGCPILNTAIESDDTNPMLRERVRAVIDEWRETIRTLVQTGIARGEIRPEVDADRLALLIIATMEGAVMLARILETATPLEHAYTHLATYITQQVRLA from the coding sequence ATGCGGAAGGGGCAGGAGACCCGCGAGCGGGTCGTGGCACAGGCGGCGGCGCTTTTCAATGTTTCAGGCTATGCCGGCACCGCGATCAGTGACATTATGGCAGCGACGGGGCTGGAGAAAGGAGGGATCTACCGGCATTTCGAGAGTAAAGAGCAGCTTGCGCTGGCTGCGTTTGACTATGCTGCTGAGAAAGTCCGTGAGCGGTTCGCAGTTGGTCTGGCAGGGCACAAGCACACAGTGGATACGATCATCGCTTTTCTGGATGTCTTTCGTAGTTACGCTGAACGTCCACCGCTGGTCGGCGGCTGCCCGATACTCAACACTGCCATCGAGAGCGATGATACCAACCCGATGTTACGTGAGCGGGTACGTGCCGTTATTGACGAGTGGCGCGAGACCATCCGAACGCTGGTACAGACCGGTATTGCCCGTGGCGAGATTCGCCCGGAGGTTGACGCTGACCGGCTGGCACTGCTCATCATTGCGACGATGGAAGGAGCAGTGATGCTTGCCCGTATTCTGGAAACCGCCACGCCCTTAGAACATGCATATACACATCTTGCCACCTATATCACGCAGCAGGTGCGGTTGGCCTGA
- a CDS encoding DHA2 family efflux MFS transporter permease subunit: protein MNDPTIRSPWLVFAITCLAVFAVMLDSLVLLVAFQAIQASFASVDVAQLSWVLNAYTIVYGALLVPAGSLADRFGRRRMFLLGAIIFTLASLLCGMASEINWLIGFRALQALGGALLSPAALALVLAAFPIARRTLAVSLWGAVGALAVVAGPPLGSWVVQVFGWPGIFFLNLPIGLLTVGLGWRVIAESRDMSAAGWPDLLGVALLCLSAGLLTVGLVQSEHWGWQSPATVTALCAGLVVLGLFLRRSQLVAQPALDLRLFHERNFRLANLANVLFGIAFTAMFFGSIQFLTRVWDYSLLQAGLAITPGPLMVVLGAPLAGRLATRWGQRILLIPGGLFYTAGAFLLLVGAGSYPQFLSVWLPAMLLSGLGVALIIPLLSSVAVQHLTPDQLAGGSGVFQALRQFASVIGVTLSVLLLGATPATAQAFTPIFALMMAGGLGVTLMSFGLATAPQPVIVPAAVQPTEL, encoded by the coding sequence ATGAACGACCCTACCATCCGTTCGCCCTGGCTCGTCTTCGCCATCACCTGTCTGGCCGTTTTTGCTGTGATGCTGGACAGTCTGGTGCTCCTGGTCGCTTTCCAGGCGATCCAGGCCAGCTTCGCCTCTGTTGATGTGGCTCAACTGTCCTGGGTGTTGAACGCTTATACCATTGTCTACGGTGCACTGCTCGTGCCTGCCGGTAGTCTGGCTGACCGGTTTGGACGGCGGCGTATGTTTTTGTTGGGAGCAATCATCTTTACGCTTGCATCCCTGCTTTGCGGGATGGCATCCGAGATTAACTGGCTGATAGGCTTTCGTGCGCTTCAAGCTCTCGGTGGCGCACTTCTCTCACCGGCGGCACTAGCCCTCGTGCTCGCCGCCTTCCCGATTGCCCGCCGCACGCTGGCAGTGTCGCTTTGGGGTGCGGTTGGTGCGCTCGCAGTTGTCGCCGGGCCGCCGCTTGGTTCATGGGTTGTGCAAGTCTTCGGCTGGCCGGGAATCTTCTTCCTCAATCTACCGATTGGGCTGCTGACAGTTGGTTTGGGCTGGCGAGTGATCGCCGAGTCACGCGACATGTCTGCCGCCGGTTGGCCCGATCTGCTAGGTGTGGCCCTGCTCTGTCTGAGTGCCGGCCTGCTCACGGTTGGTCTGGTGCAAAGCGAGCATTGGGGATGGCAGTCCCCGGCAACCGTTACCGCCCTTTGCGCTGGTCTGGTCGTTCTCGGCCTGTTTCTCCGTCGTTCACAGCTCGTGGCACAACCGGCCCTTGATCTGCGGCTCTTCCACGAGCGCAATTTTCGGCTGGCGAACCTGGCGAATGTGCTTTTTGGCATTGCATTCACTGCGATGTTCTTTGGCTCGATCCAGTTTCTGACCCGCGTCTGGGATTACAGTCTGCTCCAGGCCGGGCTGGCCATCACCCCTGGCCCCCTGATGGTGGTACTCGGCGCACCGCTGGCCGGTCGGCTGGCGACACGCTGGGGGCAACGGATACTGCTCATTCCGGGGGGACTCTTCTACACTGCCGGGGCATTTCTGCTGCTGGTGGGAGCCGGATCATATCCTCAGTTCCTGTCGGTATGGCTACCCGCAATGTTGCTCTCCGGTTTGGGGGTTGCGCTCATCATTCCGCTCTTGAGCAGTGTAGCCGTTCAGCACTTGACGCCCGACCAGCTAGCCGGCGGGAGTGGGGTCTTCCAGGCGTTACGCCAATTCGCCAGTGTTATCGGGGTCACTCTGAGTGTACTTCTGCTCGGTGCCACGCCTGCCACTGCTCAGGCTTTCACACCGATCTTTGCCCTGATGATGGCTGGTGGTTTGGGGGTGACGCTGATGAGCTTTGGTCTGGCGACCGCGCCGCAGCCCGTGATCGTACCCGCCGCTGTCCAGCCCACCGAACTGTAA
- a CDS encoding GAF domain-containing SpoIIE family protein phosphatase yields MPSSERQNRIAEWSALRLLAQTLNQTLNLRSALDAALIHILELTGQEAGWIYLRDEGDQFILAARQRLPPALTYPGTIWQGECVCQEACRTGQIRQEPILMPCSRLRGAVGDKRGLTHHISVELRDSSRPVGILNLATTQWAKLEAVDQQLIAAIGDLLGTAIARAHLYEEFSVRRVQERRALLSLSQELLVTDDLEPTIQRLVRIGARLLDADACAFIEADEAGGRALLRACHGWELPTVSAWPLILDENHPHLWYLPERSSQLAADALMRLPILLRRQSFQGHLLAPVELGGVQIGLLMVNTINPRSFLDSEAELLGLLASQLAQMIDRERLYQEALARQRLERELDLASEIQASFLPDCCPFVPGLQIEAFYQAARQVGGDFYDFIEIPATTPDGQSRFGVVIADVTDKGVPAALFMALSRTLLRASAIDGRSPVAVLERANRLILADSRAGLFVTCFYALIDPATGRVTYANGGHNYPLLYRQATGQVIPLAAQGIVLGIIPDPHFVPGEIVLDPGDILLFYTDGITEAMNPQRDLFGDERLAAVLRASHQHAPGDIVDAVLAAVREFTGDTPQTDDMTMVVIKRV; encoded by the coding sequence ATGCCGTCTTCGGAACGACAAAACCGTATCGCTGAATGGTCTGCGTTGCGATTGCTGGCCCAAACACTGAACCAAACGCTGAACCTGCGGTCGGCGCTTGACGCAGCACTCATCCATATTCTTGAGTTGACCGGCCAGGAAGCCGGCTGGATCTATCTCCGTGATGAAGGTGATCAGTTTATTCTGGCAGCGCGCCAGCGATTGCCACCGGCCTTGACCTATCCCGGAACGATCTGGCAGGGTGAATGTGTATGCCAGGAAGCCTGTCGTACCGGCCAGATCCGCCAGGAACCGATACTTATGCCGTGCTCACGATTGCGCGGTGCTGTTGGCGACAAGCGGGGTCTGACACACCATATTTCGGTTGAGTTACGTGATAGCTCTCGCCCGGTGGGTATTCTTAATCTGGCGACGACCCAATGGGCCAAACTGGAAGCTGTTGATCAGCAGCTCATCGCAGCCATCGGTGATCTGTTAGGTACAGCTATTGCCCGTGCTCACCTCTACGAAGAGTTCAGCGTGCGCCGTGTGCAGGAACGGCGCGCGCTGCTTTCTCTTTCCCAGGAGCTGCTGGTGACGGATGACCTCGAACCGACGATTCAACGGCTGGTACGGATCGGTGCACGCTTGCTGGACGCTGATGCCTGTGCGTTTATCGAAGCCGATGAAGCAGGTGGACGGGCACTTCTACGCGCATGCCACGGCTGGGAATTGCCCACCGTTAGCGCATGGCCGCTGATTCTTGATGAGAACCACCCGCATCTGTGGTATCTCCCGGAACGAAGCTCACAGCTAGCCGCAGATGCGCTGATGCGCCTGCCCATTTTGCTGCGGCGCCAGAGTTTTCAAGGTCACCTGCTGGCACCGGTCGAACTTGGTGGTGTGCAAATTGGCTTGCTCATGGTGAATACCATCAATCCGCGCAGTTTTCTCGACAGTGAAGCCGAGCTGCTTGGGCTGCTCGCCAGCCAACTGGCTCAGATGATTGATCGTGAGCGCCTGTATCAAGAAGCATTGGCCCGTCAGCGTCTCGAACGGGAACTCGATCTGGCAAGTGAAATCCAGGCCAGTTTCTTACCCGATTGTTGTCCATTTGTACCCGGCCTCCAGATTGAGGCGTTTTACCAGGCGGCCCGTCAGGTTGGTGGCGACTTCTACGATTTTATTGAGATACCGGCTACCACACCTGATGGTCAGTCTCGTTTTGGGGTTGTCATCGCTGATGTAACTGATAAAGGCGTGCCAGCCGCCCTCTTCATGGCCCTCTCACGCACACTCTTGCGCGCCAGCGCCATTGATGGACGTTCGCCGGTTGCTGTCCTGGAGCGAGCCAATCGCCTGATCCTGGCCGACTCGCGCGCAGGATTGTTCGTCACCTGCTTTTATGCGCTCATCGATCCGGCTACCGGTCGCGTTACCTACGCTAACGGCGGTCACAACTATCCACTCCTCTACCGTCAGGCAACCGGTCAGGTCATCCCCCTCGCCGCCCAGGGCATTGTCCTGGGGATTATCCCGGATCCGCACTTCGTACCGGGCGAGATTGTGCTTGACCCCGGTGATATTTTGCTGTTCTACACCGATGGTATCACCGAGGCAATGAACCCACAACGCGATCTCTTCGGCGATGAGCGGTTGGCGGCAGTCTTGCGCGCCTCTCATCAGCATGCACCGGGTGACATCGTTGATGCTGTACTTGCCGCAGTGCGCGAATTTACCGGCGATACGCCCCAAACCGATGATATGACCATGGTCGTGATCAAGCGCGTGTGA
- a CDS encoding O-methyltransferase produces MRYDITNIAIEDYLHDLMPPRDEVLANLEARARQQGLSLVGPVQGQFLYLQALMMNARHALEVGITTGYAAIYIMKALRQTGGKMTAIERNPERVKLASEVIEAAGMRDLITIHLGEWRELLPSLRQEFDLIFLDILRNSSNDEQALQALELCVSLLSPGGVLIADNVLCSAQVLEEDASPLVRGIQRFNRAIMEHPLLESVIIPLRDGVSISRKRK; encoded by the coding sequence ATGCGCTACGATATCACGAATATTGCAATCGAAGACTATCTGCACGACCTGATGCCGCCGCGCGATGAGGTGTTGGCTAATCTTGAAGCACGTGCCAGACAGCAAGGTTTATCGCTGGTTGGGCCGGTACAGGGGCAATTTCTTTACCTGCAAGCGCTGATGATGAACGCCCGTCATGCGCTGGAGGTTGGTATTACCACTGGGTACGCCGCCATTTACATTATGAAGGCACTTCGTCAGACCGGTGGCAAGATGACCGCTATTGAACGGAATCCTGAGCGAGTCAAACTTGCCAGTGAGGTGATTGAAGCCGCCGGCATGCGCGATTTGATTACCATTCATCTGGGCGAATGGCGCGAGCTGTTGCCGTCACTCCGTCAAGAGTTCGATCTCATTTTCCTCGACATTCTGCGTAATTCATCGAACGATGAACAGGCCCTGCAGGCGCTTGAGTTGTGTGTATCATTGCTCAGTCCGGGTGGTGTTTTGATCGCAGACAATGTCTTGTGCAGCGCTCAGGTGCTCGAAGAAGACGCTTCACCGCTGGTACGCGGCATTCAACGTTTCAACCGTGCAATTATGGAACACCCACTGCTGGAGTCGGTGATTATTCCATTGCGCGACGGCGTGTCGATCAGTCGCAAGAGGAAGTGA
- a CDS encoding ANTAR domain-containing response regulator — translation MAAIRILIAEDNDLVSLTLEDQLKGLGYEVVGIARTGTEAVMLASRLKPDLVIMDIRMPEMDGTEATARIRDQTGIPVVMLTAFADKETIRRAEAAGALAYLVKPVNEQELPPAITIALARHREIQNLRNENLELQEALEARKLIERAKGILMQRLGLSERDAYERLRQRARDKRTKMKDIAQAIIEAEELLGS, via the coding sequence GTGGCCGCGATTCGCATCCTGATTGCCGAGGATAATGATCTCGTGTCGCTCACGTTGGAGGACCAACTGAAGGGGTTGGGGTACGAGGTGGTTGGGATTGCCCGGACTGGCACCGAGGCAGTGATGCTGGCATCACGCCTGAAACCAGACCTGGTGATTATGGACATTCGGATGCCGGAGATGGACGGCACCGAGGCAACTGCCCGAATCCGGGATCAAACCGGTATTCCGGTGGTGATGTTAACGGCGTTCGCCGACAAAGAGACCATCCGGCGGGCGGAGGCGGCGGGGGCGCTGGCATACCTGGTGAAGCCGGTGAACGAGCAGGAATTGCCACCAGCCATCACGATTGCGCTGGCCCGTCATCGTGAAATCCAGAATCTGCGGAACGAAAATCTCGAACTGCAAGAGGCACTTGAAGCACGTAAACTGATCGAGCGGGCAAAAGGTATCTTAATGCAACGTCTCGGTCTGAGCGAACGCGATGCGTATGAACGTTTACGTCAGCGTGCCCGTGATAAACGCACGAAGATGAAGGATATTGCGCAGGCGATAATCGAAGCGGAAGAGCTGCTCGGTTCATGA
- the aroH gene encoding chorismate mutase, whose product MDVRCRGVRGATTCSENTREAILSATHELLTLLIEANDIKPEDIASAIFTTTPDLNAEFPAVAARAIGWVDTALLCGHEMAVPGSLPRCIRVLIHWNTTKRADEVVHVYIRGARGLRPERAAAMNAFRVVTPLSPEELP is encoded by the coding sequence ATGGACGTTCGTTGTCGTGGAGTACGAGGGGCGACGACCTGTAGCGAGAACACACGCGAAGCTATTCTGTCCGCAACGCACGAATTGCTCACATTGTTGATCGAAGCCAACGACATTAAGCCGGAAGACATCGCCAGTGCCATTTTTACAACGACTCCCGACCTGAATGCCGAATTTCCCGCTGTGGCAGCCCGCGCAATTGGCTGGGTAGATACTGCCCTCCTCTGTGGTCACGAAATGGCTGTGCCAGGTAGTTTACCCCGTTGTATTCGTGTTTTGATCCACTGGAATACCACCAAACGCGCCGACGAAGTCGTCCATGTGTACATTCGCGGTGCCCGTGGTCTGCGACCCGAACGGGCTGCTGCGATGAACGCCTTTCGCGTGGTGACACCACTTTCACCGGAGGAGTTGCCATGA
- the aroF gene encoding 3-deoxy-7-phosphoheptulonate synthase: MIVVMQTDSTPGQIEAVLNRLREHNLRGHLTVGEERTVIAVVGAAIPPTLREELEHFAGVKETLRITQPYKLVSREVKPSDTVVTVGDVKVGGGHLAIIAGPCSVESEEQIMATARAVREAGANMLRGGAFKPRSSPYSFRGLGEVGLQLLAQARAETGLPIVTEVMTPADVDLVARYADVLQIGARNMQNYQLLEEVGRTGMPVLLKRGLSATIEEWLLSAEYIIAQGNPNVILCERGIRTFETATRNTLDLNAVAVARKRSHLPVIVDPSHGTGKWYLVPPLTLAAIAAGADGVIIEVHPDPDRAKSDGGQSLNPENFMGLVPQMRAIAKVVGKTW; this comes from the coding sequence ATGATTGTCGTCATGCAAACCGACTCAACCCCTGGACAGATTGAAGCGGTGTTAAACCGGCTGCGCGAACACAATTTGCGCGGCCATCTGACCGTTGGTGAGGAGCGCACGGTGATCGCGGTGGTGGGGGCAGCGATCCCGCCAACCTTGCGGGAAGAGCTAGAACACTTTGCCGGTGTGAAGGAGACCCTGCGCATCACGCAACCCTACAAGCTGGTATCCCGTGAGGTAAAGCCCAGCGATACGGTGGTGACGGTTGGTGATGTAAAGGTTGGCGGTGGGCACCTGGCAATTATTGCCGGCCCGTGCTCGGTTGAGAGTGAAGAGCAGATTATGGCGACCGCCCGTGCAGTACGCGAGGCTGGGGCGAACATGTTGCGCGGTGGTGCGTTCAAGCCTCGCTCATCGCCTTACAGTTTCCGTGGCCTGGGTGAGGTTGGTTTACAGTTGCTGGCGCAGGCACGTGCCGAGACGGGATTGCCAATTGTGACCGAAGTTATGACTCCGGCTGACGTTGATCTGGTTGCCCGCTATGCCGATGTCTTGCAGATCGGCGCCCGCAACATGCAGAATTATCAGTTGCTGGAAGAGGTCGGGCGTACCGGCATGCCGGTGCTGCTCAAGCGCGGTTTATCGGCTACGATTGAAGAGTGGTTGTTGTCGGCTGAGTACATTATTGCCCAGGGTAATCCAAATGTGATTCTGTGTGAGCGCGGAATCCGCACGTTCGAGACGGCGACCCGCAATACCCTCGATCTGAATGCAGTAGCCGTAGCCAGGAAGCGCTCACATCTACCGGTAATTGTTGATCCGAGTCACGGTACCGGGAAGTGGTATCTGGTTCCACCATTAACCCTGGCTGCAATTGCCGCCGGTGCTGATGGTGTGATCATTGAAGTTCACCCCGATCCTGATCGGGCAAAGTCGGACGGCGGCCAGTCACTGAACCCAGAGAACTTCATGGGCCTGGTGCCCCAAATGCGAGCCATCGCGAAAGTTGTTGGCAAGACCTGGTAA
- the pdxS gene encoding pyridoxal 5'-phosphate synthase lyase subunit PdxS, giving the protein MEKSTWTTKVGLAQMLKGGVIMDVVTPEQARIAEEAGAVAVMALERVPADIRAQGGVARMSDPELILAIKQAVTIPVMAKARIGHFVEAQVLEAIGVDYIDESEVLTPADEEHHINKHKFRVPFVCGCRNLGEALRRVAEGAAMLRTKGEAGTGNVVEAVRHARAVYSEIRRLQSMNEDELFTYAKQIQAPYELVKQVATEGKLPVVNFAAGGIATPADAALLMQLGVDGIFVGSGIFKSGDPVKRARAIVEATTHYNDPEIIAEVSKGLGEAMVGINIDQIPADQLMARRGW; this is encoded by the coding sequence ATGGAAAAATCGACATGGACGACGAAAGTTGGGCTGGCGCAGATGCTGAAAGGTGGCGTCATCATGGATGTTGTCACCCCAGAGCAGGCGCGAATTGCTGAAGAGGCCGGGGCAGTGGCAGTGATGGCGCTGGAACGGGTACCGGCTGACATTCGCGCTCAGGGTGGCGTGGCCCGTATGAGCGATCCAGAGCTGATCCTGGCGATCAAGCAGGCGGTAACCATTCCGGTGATGGCAAAAGCACGGATTGGTCACTTCGTTGAAGCGCAGGTATTGGAAGCGATTGGCGTTGATTATATTGACGAAAGCGAAGTATTGACTCCTGCCGACGAAGAGCATCACATTAATAAACATAAGTTCCGTGTGCCGTTTGTCTGCGGTTGTCGTAATCTTGGTGAAGCGCTGCGCCGTGTCGCCGAGGGTGCGGCAATGCTGCGCACGAAAGGCGAAGCCGGTACCGGTAATGTGGTCGAGGCTGTGCGACACGCCCGTGCGGTGTACAGCGAGATTCGGCGCTTGCAGTCGATGAATGAAGATGAATTGTTCACCTACGCCAAGCAGATCCAGGCTCCCTATGAGCTGGTAAAGCAGGTGGCGACTGAAGGTAAATTGCCGGTCGTCAACTTTGCCGCAGGTGGTATTGCTACCCCGGCTGATGCTGCGCTCCTGATGCAGCTTGGCGTTGATGGAATCTTCGTTGGTTCGGGTATCTTCAAGAGTGGCGATCCGGTCAAGCGGGCACGGGCCATTGTTGAGGCAACAACCCACTACAATGACCCGGAGATTATTGCCGAGGTGAGCAAGGGCCTCGGTGAGGCAATGGTTGGTATCAACATTGATCAGATTCCAGCCGATCAGTTGATGGCTCGCCGCGGCTGGTAA
- the pdxT gene encoding pyridoxal 5'-phosphate synthase glutaminase subunit PdxT, whose product MTVGVLALQGDFREHCAVLRRIGVEPIEVRLPRQLEQVERLIIPGGESTTIGRLLTIYQMLEPIRARAGRDLAIWGTCAGAILLASVVTDQKQGGQPTLSLMNLTIQRNAYGSQLDSFEAPITMPIIGEKPLQGVFIRAPRIISVGSGCEAVGWLEDGSVVAARQGRLLATTFHPELTDDDRVHRLFLEL is encoded by the coding sequence ATGACAGTTGGTGTGTTAGCCCTTCAGGGCGATTTTCGTGAACATTGTGCCGTGCTACGCCGAATCGGGGTTGAACCGATTGAGGTGCGTCTGCCACGTCAGCTTGAACAGGTCGAACGGTTGATTATTCCCGGTGGCGAAAGCACGACGATAGGTCGGCTGCTAACGATTTATCAGATGCTGGAACCAATCCGGGCGCGTGCCGGTCGTGATCTGGCGATTTGGGGTACATGCGCTGGAGCCATTTTGCTTGCCAGTGTCGTTACCGATCAGAAACAGGGCGGTCAGCCTACGTTGAGCCTGATGAATCTGACCATTCAGCGAAATGCTTACGGTAGCCAGCTCGACAGCTTCGAGGCACCGATTACAATGCCGATTATCGGTGAGAAGCCATTGCAAGGTGTCTTCATTCGGGCCCCGCGTATTATCAGCGTGGGGTCGGGGTGCGAGGCGGTTGGCTGGCTGGAGGACGGCAGCGTGGTGGCTGCCCGGCAGGGTCGCTTGCTGGCGACTACGTTCCATCCTGAGCTGACCGATGATGATCGGGTTCACCGGCTCTTTCTGGAACTATGA
- a CDS encoding R3H domain-containing nucleic acid-binding protein, translated as MAVTDTSNDIQLLLATLPPAISEAIRKANDQDNLLEIVMDLGRLPEARYRGHELFLSDREVTSEDIQYVIERIGEFGEDNRAGIPRTLHRISGIRNRRGVVIGLTCRVGRAVYGTVDIIRDLVETGQSILLLGKPGTGKTTLLRETARVLGDELRKRVVIVDTSNEIAGDGDIPHPGIGRARRMQVPRPAEQHNVMIEAVENHMPEVIVIDEIGTELEAAAARTIAERGVQLVGTAHGNTLDNLMVNPTLSDLVGGIQAVTLGDEEARRRGTQKTVLERKAPPTFSILVEIQSWDRVMVYPDVAAAVDAILRGEDPPCEQRFRDANGVVHREPVRRAPIDAPAFGLRRGRGGREQGQMGGSGPRLRDRNGSASSTLTMPPQRIFPFGVSRNRLQSAIERLRVPAVIVRDLKEATLVMTLKNYYRQSSQQLRQAEEQGVPVYVLRNNTITQMERQLAQVFQLRELVDDEPAPFGNDSVVEEALLETEQAITQVINGERNAVELTPRSSYIRRLQHQMADRYNLRSESRGDDPNRRVKIFR; from the coding sequence ATGGCTGTAACGGATACGAGCAATGATATTCAGCTCTTGTTAGCAACGCTGCCGCCGGCGATTAGCGAGGCGATTCGGAAGGCAAATGATCAGGATAATTTGCTCGAAATTGTGATGGATTTGGGACGCCTGCCAGAAGCCCGGTATCGCGGTCACGAGCTGTTCCTGAGTGATCGTGAAGTGACGTCCGAAGACATCCAATATGTGATCGAGCGTATTGGTGAATTTGGTGAAGATAATCGCGCAGGTATTCCGCGTACTCTGCACCGCATCTCTGGGATTCGCAACCGCCGTGGGGTGGTGATTGGTCTGACCTGCCGCGTTGGGCGGGCGGTGTATGGGACGGTTGATATTATTCGTGATCTGGTCGAGACCGGTCAGAGTATTCTGCTGTTAGGGAAACCGGGTACCGGCAAGACAACCCTGTTACGCGAGACGGCGCGTGTCCTGGGTGATGAACTGCGGAAGCGGGTAGTGATTGTGGATACCTCAAATGAGATTGCCGGTGATGGTGATATTCCCCATCCCGGTATTGGGCGGGCCCGCCGGATGCAGGTGCCACGACCTGCCGAACAGCATAACGTGATGATCGAGGCGGTCGAAAACCACATGCCGGAAGTGATCGTCATTGATGAGATCGGTACTGAGCTGGAGGCGGCAGCAGCCCGTACTATCGCTGAGCGCGGCGTTCAGTTGGTCGGGACAGCGCACGGGAATACACTTGATAATCTTATGGTCAATCCAACGCTGTCCGACCTGGTCGGTGGTATTCAGGCAGTGACCCTGGGTGATGAAGAGGCCCGGCGCCGTGGCACGCAGAAGACGGTGTTAGAGCGGAAGGCGCCACCGACCTTCAGCATTCTGGTTGAGATTCAGTCCTGGGATAGGGTGATGGTCTATCCCGATGTTGCGGCAGCCGTCGATGCGATTTTGCGCGGTGAAGACCCTCCCTGCGAACAGCGCTTCCGTGATGCAAACGGTGTGGTCCACCGGGAACCGGTGCGACGGGCGCCAATTGATGCCCCGGCATTTGGTCTGCGGCGCGGTCGTGGTGGCCGTGAACAAGGCCAGATGGGTGGTAGCGGTCCCCGCTTACGTGATCGCAATGGCTCCGCTTCCTCCACACTAACAATGCCACCACAGCGCATCTTTCCATTCGGCGTCAGTCGTAACCGGTTGCAAAGCGCGATTGAACGCCTGCGAGTGCCGGCGGTGATTGTACGTGATTTGAAAGAGGCTACTCTGGTCATGACGCTGAAAAACTACTACCGGCAAAGTTCGCAACAGTTGCGGCAGGCGGAAGAGCAGGGTGTGCCGGTCTATGTGTTGCGCAATAATACGATTACCCAGATGGAACGACAGCTCGCCCAGGTCTTCCAGTTACGCGAGCTGGTTGACGATGAACCAGCGCCCTTTGGCAACGATTCGGTGGTTGAAGAGGCGTTGCTGGAAACGGAGCAGGCGATTACGCAGGTGATTAATGGCGAGCGGAACGCAGTAGAGTTAACGCCGCGCAGCAGCTATATTCGTCGCTTGCAACATCAGATGGCTGATCGGTATAATCTGCGCTCGGAGAGTCGGGGTGATGATCCTAACCGACGGGTGAAGATCTTCCGGTAG
- the tmk gene encoding dTMP kinase produces the protein MKQGFFITFEGPEGAGKSTQARRLYERLQSIGYPTILTREPGGTRISELIRRILVDLRHTEMAPTTEILLFSAARAQLVSELIRPYLATGGIVVCDRYADSTFAYQGYGLGRDLEELRTITDIATGGLKPDLTLYLRIDVEVGLQRKRASRERIEPGSVQPPEWNRLDARDLAYHQRVAQGFNELMAQEPERWYALDADQPVDELAEQIWQVVMARLAQVMPLAAQ, from the coding sequence ATGAAACAAGGGTTCTTTATCACATTTGAAGGGCCGGAAGGAGCCGGGAAAAGCACACAGGCTCGACGATTGTATGAGCGATTACAGTCTATCGGCTACCCTACAATTTTGACTCGTGAGCCAGGTGGTACTCGCATCAGTGAATTGATTCGGCGCATTCTGGTGGATCTCCGCCATACCGAGATGGCACCAACAACCGAGATACTGCTGTTCTCGGCAGCCCGGGCCCAATTGGTGAGCGAGTTGATCCGGCCATACCTGGCAACCGGTGGTATCGTGGTGTGTGATCGCTACGCCGACTCGACGTTTGCCTATCAGGGGTACGGTCTGGGTCGCGATCTTGAAGAGTTACGGACGATTACCGATATTGCTACCGGTGGTTTGAAACCCGACCTGACCCTGTATTTGCGAATTGATGTTGAAGTCGGTTTGCAGCGTAAACGCGCCAGTCGTGAACGAATTGAACCTGGCAGTGTGCAACCACCGGAATGGAATCGACTCGATGCTCGTGATCTGGCGTACCATCAACGGGTAGCTCAGGGCTTCAACGAGTTGATGGCGCAAGAGCCTGAGCGCTGGTATGCGTTGGATGCCGATCAACCGGTAGATGAGTTAGCCGAACAGATCTGGCAGGTTGTGATGGCCCGGTTAGCGCAGGTGATGCCGCTTGCTGCGCAATGA
- a CDS encoding cyclic-di-AMP receptor — protein MRLILAVVQSQDATNLVEALTEHGYRVTRLSSQGGFLREGNVTLLLSVEDQQVNPVISIIREHCSTRTRYVSPMPPIAESGEFYPPAPLEVQVGGATVFVLRAETRKL, from the coding sequence ATGCGCCTCATTCTTGCTGTTGTTCAGTCTCAAGACGCAACAAATCTGGTAGAAGCGCTAACCGAGCACGGCTATCGGGTAACACGCCTGAGCAGCCAGGGTGGGTTTTTGCGCGAGGGCAATGTGACGCTGTTACTTAGTGTAGAAGATCAGCAGGTAAACCCGGTAATCAGTATTATTCGGGAGCACTGTTCGACCCGTACCCGCTATGTTTCACCCATGCCACCCATTGCGGAGTCGGGTGAATTTTATCCACCGGCACCGCTTGAAGTGCAGGTCGGTGGGGCGACGGTGTTTGTGTTACGCGCCGAGACACGTAAGCTATAA